The Neisseria sicca genome includes a window with the following:
- a CDS encoding protein adenylyltransferase SelO produces MHTLSLLTQQFTELSPFFYSRVAPEPLTAPYWVAFNTDLAAELNLNTDFQTTSNLAYLSGNAPQYAPAPIASVYSGHQFGVYTPRLGDGRAILIGDSIDAAGQRQEWQLKGAGKTPYSRFADGRAVLRSSIREYLCSEAMYGLGILTTRALALCGSDDPVYRETVETAAVLTRIAPSFLRFGHFEYFYYTGREAEVRQLADYLIRHYYPDCQDADNPYAALLEQIRNRTADTVAAWQSVGFCHGVMNTDNMSALGLTIDYGPFGFLDDYDRRHVCNHSDTQGRYAYNAQPHVADWNFAALASCFDTLVPHDNLEQLIDGWTEVFQTTYLEKMRRKLGLQQADKRDDESLVADLFAALQDQKTDFTLFFRNLSEVSNMHGEPIPPKLEQTFKNGVPPAFTRWLGRYRQRLRAENSDPAERALRMNRTNPLYILRNYLAEQAIAQARNGDYREIERLRRCLARPFDEQAEFADLAEPPPEGSIPVCVSCSS; encoded by the coding sequence ATGCACACACTTTCCCTGCTTACCCAACAATTCACCGAACTCTCGCCGTTTTTCTATTCCCGCGTCGCCCCCGAGCCGTTGACCGCGCCCTACTGGGTCGCCTTCAACACCGATTTGGCGGCAGAGTTGAATCTGAACACGGATTTTCAGACGACCTCCAATCTTGCCTACCTCAGCGGCAACGCACCGCAATACGCGCCCGCGCCCATTGCCAGTGTTTACAGCGGCCATCAGTTCGGCGTTTATACCCCGCGCCTCGGCGACGGACGCGCCATTCTGATTGGCGACTCCATCGATGCCGCAGGGCAACGCCAAGAGTGGCAGCTCAAAGGCGCAGGCAAAACGCCCTATTCCCGCTTTGCCGACGGGCGCGCCGTCTTGCGCTCCTCCATCCGCGAATATCTCTGTTCCGAAGCCATGTACGGTCTCGGCATCCTCACAACCCGCGCCCTCGCCCTGTGCGGCAGCGACGACCCCGTTTATCGCGAAACCGTCGAAACCGCCGCCGTCCTGACACGCATCGCCCCGAGCTTTCTGCGTTTCGGCCATTTCGAATACTTCTATTACACCGGCCGCGAAGCCGAAGTCCGACAACTTGCCGACTACCTCATCCGGCATTACTACCCCGACTGCCAAGATGCTGACAATCCCTACGCCGCCCTGTTGGAACAAATCCGCAACCGCACAGCCGATACCGTCGCTGCATGGCAAAGCGTCGGTTTCTGCCACGGCGTGATGAATACCGACAACATGTCCGCACTGGGGCTGACCATAGACTACGGCCCATTCGGTTTCCTCGACGACTACGACCGCCGTCACGTCTGCAACCACTCCGACACCCAAGGCCGCTACGCCTACAATGCCCAGCCCCACGTCGCCGATTGGAATTTCGCCGCCCTCGCCTCCTGCTTTGACACCCTCGTCCCACACGACAACCTCGAACAACTCATCGACGGCTGGACAGAAGTTTTTCAGACGACCTATTTAGAGAAAATGCGCCGCAAACTCGGTTTGCAGCAAGCAGACAAAAGAGACGACGAAAGCCTTGTCGCCGACCTCTTCGCCGCCCTGCAAGATCAAAAAACCGACTTCACCCTGTTTTTCAGAAACCTGTCCGAAGTCAGCAATATGCACGGCGAACCCATCCCGCCCAAACTCGAACAAACCTTCAAAAACGGCGTTCCGCCCGCCTTCACCCGCTGGCTCGGACGCTACCGCCAACGCCTGCGTGCGGAAAACAGCGACCCCGCCGAACGCGCATTGCGTATGAACCGAACCAATCCGCTCTACATCCTGCGCAACTACCTTGCCGAACAAGCCATCGCCCAAGCCCGAAACGGCGACTACCGCGAAATCGAACGCCTGCGTCGCTGCCTCGCCCGTCCCTTTGACGAACAGGCAGAGTTCGCCGACCTTGCCGAACCGCCGCCCGAAGGCAGCATTCCGGTTTGCGTCAGTTGTTCAAGTTGA
- the mutY gene encoding A/G-specific adenine glycosylase, whose protein sequence is MNTPIPFSERLIRWQKQHGRHHLPWQVKNPYCIWLSEIMLQQTQVATVLDYYPRFLEKFPTVQTLAAAPQDEVLSLWAGLGYYSRARNLHKAAQQVFEQFDGTFPSERKDLETLCGIGRSTAAAICAFAFNRRETILDGNVKRVLCRVFARDGNPQDKKFENSLWTLAESLLPSENADMPAYTQGLMDLGATVCKRTKPLCHQCPMADICEAKKQNRIAELPRKKNAPEVQTLPLYWLIIRNPDGAILLEKRPAKGIWGGLYCVPCFEKLDETYACAEKLGIFSECAASPWDDLSEQASLTHRLTHRLLMITPLEAQTSSPENTALPPNRLWVKPENLADYGLPKPLADYLKQRQQALF, encoded by the coding sequence ATGAACACACCCATCCCCTTCTCCGAACGGCTCATCCGCTGGCAAAAACAACACGGTCGCCACCACCTCCCTTGGCAGGTCAAAAACCCTTATTGCATCTGGCTTTCCGAAATCATGCTCCAGCAGACACAGGTCGCCACCGTTTTAGACTACTATCCGCGTTTCTTAGAAAAATTCCCGACCGTACAAACGCTTGCCGCCGCGCCGCAAGACGAAGTGTTGTCGTTGTGGGCGGGCTTGGGCTATTACAGCCGCGCGCGCAATCTGCACAAAGCCGCGCAACAAGTCTTCGAACAATTCGACGGCACGTTTCCGTCGGAGCGTAAAGACTTGGAAACCCTCTGCGGCATAGGCAGAAGCACCGCCGCCGCCATTTGCGCCTTCGCCTTCAACCGCCGCGAAACCATTTTGGACGGCAACGTCAAACGCGTACTCTGCCGCGTGTTCGCCCGCGACGGCAATCCGCAGGACAAAAAATTCGAAAACTCACTCTGGACGCTTGCCGAAAGCCTGCTGCCGTCTGAAAACGCCGATATGCCCGCCTACACGCAAGGCTTGATGGACTTGGGCGCAACCGTGTGCAAACGGACAAAACCCTTGTGCCACCAATGTCCGATGGCGGACATCTGCGAAGCGAAAAAGCAAAACCGCATCGCCGAGCTGCCGCGTAAAAAAAACGCCCCCGAAGTACAAACCCTGCCGCTTTACTGGCTGATTATCCGCAACCCAGACGGCGCAATCTTGCTGGAAAAACGTCCTGCCAAAGGCATTTGGGGCGGGCTGTATTGCGTGCCGTGTTTTGAAAAACTGGACGAAACATACGCTTGCGCCGAAAAACTCGGCATTTTTTCAGAGTGCGCAGCCTCCCCGTGGGACGACCTTTCCGAGCAAGCCTCCCTCACCCACCGCCTGACGCATCGTTTATTGATGATTACGCCACTTGAAGCGCAAACCAGCTCGCCTGAAAATACAGCCTTGCCGCCAAACCGCCTTTGGGTGAAACCCGAAAACTTGGCGGATTACGGCTTGCCCAAACCGCTGGCGGATTATCTGAAACAACGGCAACAAGCATTGTTTTGA
- a CDS encoding IS110 family transposase, which yields MQGRFMMSTQYHYAGIDIAKRNFVIAVSSLSKTKTETNNPKGIAHTIEYLKKHNVALVVMESTGGLEIPAAKAIHRAGIAVIIANPRQTHQFAQSQSLTKTDAKDAQMLAFFAQMMTQKEGWQTMLYQPPTEAEEVLEALVNRRNQLVDMRTAEKNRLHQVHETQVESVKQLIAHFDRLIDELDKQIDDHTHTHFDGKAKVAEQIKGIGSITTATLMAMLPELGRLSHKRIASLVGIAPHPRESGETKFKSRCFGGRSAVRKALYMATVVATRFEPLIRDFYQRLLSKGKPYKVAVTACMRKLLTILNARMRDYFAENGIQTA from the coding sequence ATGCAAGGCAGGTTTATGATGAGTACCCAATACCATTACGCAGGCATCGACATCGCCAAACGAAACTTCGTTATTGCCGTTTCGTCTTTGTCTAAAACCAAAACCGAAACCAACAACCCAAAAGGTATCGCCCATACTATCGAGTACCTTAAAAAACACAACGTCGCCCTCGTCGTGATGGAAAGCACCGGCGGTCTCGAAATCCCCGCCGCCAAAGCCATCCACCGCGCAGGCATAGCCGTGATTATCGCCAACCCGCGTCAGACGCATCAGTTTGCCCAATCGCAGTCGCTGACCAAAACCGATGCCAAAGATGCCCAAATGCTCGCCTTCTTCGCACAGATGATGACGCAGAAAGAAGGTTGGCAAACCATGCTCTACCAACCGCCCACCGAAGCGGAGGAAGTGTTGGAAGCATTGGTCAACCGCCGCAACCAACTGGTGGATATGCGGACTGCCGAGAAAAACCGTCTGCATCAGGTTCATGAAACGCAAGTCGAAAGCGTCAAACAACTGATTGCCCATTTTGACCGGCTGATTGACGAATTGGACAAACAAATCGATGACCACACCCACACGCATTTTGACGGCAAAGCCAAAGTGGCGGAACAAATCAAAGGCATCGGTTCGATAACGACGGCTACGCTGATGGCGATGCTGCCCGAATTGGGACGGCTGAGCCACAAACGGATAGCGAGTTTGGTCGGTATTGCCCCACATCCGAGGGAGAGCGGCGAAACCAAATTCAAAAGCCGCTGCTTCGGCGGAAGGTCTGCGGTGCGTAAGGCACTGTATATGGCTACCGTGGTAGCGACACGTTTTGAACCGCTTATTCGGGATTTCTATCAGCGCCTACTGTCCAAGGGTAAGCCGTATAAGGTTGCCGTTACGGCATGTATGCGCAAACTGCTGACGATATTGAATGCCCGGATGCGTGATTATTTTGCCGAAAACGGTATCCAAACGGCTTGA
- a CDS encoding carbon starvation CstA family protein gives MKSLKTFLIWGIVVLVGVASFTTLALSRGEQVSAVWMVTAAVSVYCIAYRFYSLYIAKYVMQLDPNRLTPAERHNDGLDYVPTHKGVLFGHHFAAIAGAGPLVGPVLAAQMGYLPGTLWIIFGVVFAGAVQDMMVLFVSMRRDGKSLGDIVKQELGTVPGVIASIGILMIMVIIMAVLALIVVKALVHSPWGTFTIAATMPIALFMGIYTRYIRPGKIGEISIVGFILLMLAVIYGDNVAHSSIGHWFDLDGIQLTWAIMIYGFVASVLPVWLLLTPRDYLSTFLKIGTIVALAIGILIVSPALQMPAVTHFIDGSGPVFSGALFPFLFITIACGAVSGFHALISSGTTPKMLENETHVRMIGYGGMLMESFVAIMALAAAASLDPGVYFAMNSPAALIGTDANTAAEVITTKLQFSVDAATLLHTAKEVGENTILSRAGGAPTLAVGMAHIMSRLIPGEAMMAFWYHFALLFEALFILTAVDAGTRVARFMIQDLGSIFYKPFGNTDSIPANLIATFFAVALWGYFLYTGVTDPLGGINSLWPLFGIANQMLAGVALIMCAVVLIKMKRDRYVWVALVPAVGVLFVTCYAGLQKLFHSDPRVSFLAHAGKYSDALAKNEVLAPAKDIGEMSQIIFNDQINAGLTALFLSVVVVVAIYGVRTAMKARKVGWSTAKEIPAVYRDGKQPEAQSEA, from the coding sequence ATGAAATCGCTCAAAACGTTCCTTATTTGGGGCATTGTGGTTTTGGTCGGCGTAGCGTCCTTTACCACTTTGGCCCTCAGTCGGGGCGAGCAGGTCAGTGCGGTATGGATGGTCACCGCCGCCGTGTCGGTGTACTGCATCGCTTACCGTTTTTACAGTCTCTACATCGCCAAATATGTGATGCAGCTTGATCCGAACCGCCTCACGCCCGCCGAGCGGCACAATGACGGTTTGGACTATGTGCCGACACACAAAGGCGTATTGTTCGGACACCACTTTGCCGCGATTGCGGGCGCAGGTCCCTTGGTCGGTCCCGTGCTGGCTGCGCAAATGGGTTATCTGCCGGGTACGCTGTGGATTATCTTCGGCGTAGTGTTTGCCGGCGCGGTACAAGACATGATGGTCTTGTTCGTCTCCATGCGCCGCGACGGTAAGTCTTTGGGCGATATCGTAAAACAAGAACTCGGCACTGTACCCGGCGTGATCGCGTCCATCGGTATTTTGATGATTATGGTTATCATCATGGCGGTGTTGGCGTTGATTGTGGTGAAAGCACTGGTTCACAGCCCTTGGGGTACGTTTACGATTGCCGCCACCATGCCGATTGCGCTGTTTATGGGTATTTACACCCGCTATATCCGTCCGGGCAAAATCGGCGAAATTTCCATCGTCGGCTTTATCCTGCTGATGCTGGCGGTTATTTACGGCGACAATGTGGCGCACAGCTCCATCGGTCACTGGTTTGACCTTGACGGCATCCAGCTCACTTGGGCGATTATGATTTACGGCTTCGTAGCATCAGTATTGCCGGTATGGCTGCTGCTGACACCGCGCGACTATCTCTCTACCTTCCTGAAAATCGGTACGATTGTCGCACTCGCCATCGGCATCCTCATCGTCAGCCCTGCGCTGCAAATGCCTGCCGTGACCCACTTTATCGACGGTTCCGGCCCAGTATTCTCAGGTGCATTGTTCCCGTTCCTCTTCATTACCATCGCCTGTGGTGCGGTTTCAGGCTTCCACGCGCTGATTTCTTCCGGTACTACGCCGAAAATGCTGGAAAACGAAACCCACGTCCGCATGATCGGTTACGGCGGTATGTTGATGGAAAGTTTCGTGGCCATTATGGCGCTTGCCGCTGCTGCATCGCTTGATCCCGGCGTGTACTTCGCCATGAACAGCCCTGCTGCCTTGATCGGCACAGACGCCAATACTGCCGCCGAAGTAATTACCACCAAGCTGCAATTCTCTGTCGATGCCGCAACCCTGTTGCACACCGCTAAGGAAGTCGGCGAAAACACCATCCTATCCCGTGCGGGCGGTGCGCCTACCCTCGCAGTCGGTATGGCGCACATCATGAGCCGCCTGATTCCGGGCGAAGCCATGATGGCATTCTGGTATCACTTTGCCCTGTTGTTTGAAGCCTTGTTCATCCTGACCGCCGTCGATGCCGGTACCCGCGTCGCACGTTTCATGATTCAAGACTTGGGCAGTATCTTCTACAAACCTTTCGGTAACACCGACTCCATCCCTGCCAACCTGATTGCGACCTTCTTCGCCGTGGCATTGTGGGGCTACTTCCTTTACACCGGCGTGACCGACCCGTTGGGCGGCATCAACTCGCTCTGGCCTTTGTTCGGCATCGCCAACCAAATGCTGGCAGGCGTAGCCTTGATTATGTGTGCCGTTGTGTTGATTAAGATGAAACGCGACCGTTATGTCTGGGTGGCACTCGTTCCTGCCGTCGGCGTACTGTTTGTAACCTGCTATGCCGGTCTGCAAAAACTGTTCCACAGCGACCCGCGTGTCAGCTTCCTTGCCCATGCCGGCAAATACAGCGACGCATTGGCTAAAAACGAAGTCCTCGCGCCCGCTAAAGACATCGGCGAAATGTCGCAAATCATCTTTAACGACCAAATCAATGCCGGTCTGACCGCATTGTTCCTCTCCGTCGTCGTCGTCGTTGCCATCTACGGCGTGCGTACCGCCATGAAAGCACGCAAAGTCGGCTGGTCAACCGCTAAAGAAATTCCGGCGGTGTACCGCGACGGCAAACAACCGGAGGCACAAAGTGAAGCGTAA
- a CDS encoding YbdD/YjiX family protein — translation MKRKLAAWWKTAKLTANLMAGVPDYENYVAQQRKHNPNAPVMTELQFQDYCRKRRCGANGGRCC, via the coding sequence GTGAAGCGTAAACTCGCCGCTTGGTGGAAAACCGCCAAACTTACCGCCAACCTCATGGCAGGCGTGCCCGATTATGAAAACTACGTTGCCCAACAGCGCAAACATAATCCCAACGCCCCCGTCATGACCGAGCTGCAATTTCAAGACTACTGCCGCAAACGCCGCTGCGGCGCAAACGGCGGAAGATGTTGTTAA
- the prmB gene encoding 50S ribosomal protein L3 N(5)-glutamine methyltransferase gives MFTQAAQELTTVRDILRFAVSRFNDAGLFFGHGSDNAHDEAAYLILHTLNLPLDTLEPYLDAKLLQSEKEEVLVVLERRAVEHIPAAYLTHQAWQGDFDFYVDERVIVPRSFIYELLGDSLTPWIEHPELVHRALDLCTGSGCLAIQMAHHYPAAEIDAVDLSLDALEVAAINVEDYGLEERINLIHTDLFEGLEGTYDLIVSNPPYVDAESVDMLPDEYLHEPELALGSGEDGLDATRQILLHAAKYLNPKGVLLVEIGHNRDVLEAAYPELPFTWLETSGGDGFVFLLTREQLLGEY, from the coding sequence ATGTTTACCCAAGCAGCCCAAGAATTGACCACCGTCCGCGACATCCTGCGTTTCGCCGTCAGCCGTTTCAACGATGCCGGTTTGTTTTTCGGGCATGGCTCGGACAACGCGCACGATGAAGCCGCCTACCTGATTCTGCACACCCTCAACCTGCCGCTGGACACGCTGGAGCCTTACCTCGACGCCAAGCTGCTGCAAAGCGAGAAAGAAGAAGTGTTGGTAGTGCTGGAACGCCGCGCAGTCGAACACATCCCCGCCGCCTACCTTACCCATCAGGCATGGCAAGGCGATTTCGATTTTTATGTTGACGAACGCGTCATCGTACCGCGCTCGTTTATTTACGAACTGCTCGGCGACAGCCTCACCCCATGGATAGAGCATCCCGAATTGGTTCACCGCGCATTGGATTTATGCACCGGCAGCGGCTGCCTCGCCATCCAAATGGCACACCACTACCCCGCCGCTGAAATTGACGCCGTCGATTTGAGTTTGGATGCGCTGGAAGTAGCCGCCATCAACGTTGAAGATTATGGTTTGGAAGAGCGCATTAACCTGATTCACACCGACTTGTTCGAAGGATTGGAAGGCACATACGACCTGATTGTTTCCAACCCGCCCTACGTCGATGCCGAATCGGTCGATATGCTGCCCGACGAATACCTGCACGAACCCGAACTCGCCTTGGGCAGCGGCGAAGACGGTTTGGACGCCACCCGCCAAATCCTGCTGCACGCAGCCAAATACCTCAATCCCAAAGGCGTACTGCTGGTCGAAATCGGACACAACCGCGATGTATTGGAAGCCGCCTATCCCGAGCTGCCGTTTACTTGGCTGGAAACCAGCGGCGGCGACGGATTCGTATTCTTACTGACCCGCGAGCAGCTATTGGGCGAATACTAA
- a CDS encoding c-type cytochrome, which yields MKTIHILTLAALSCFSAPTFAADAAQMAQGQKIYETNCAACHGKKGEGRGAMFPPLFRSDYIMKKPQVLLNSMLKGINGPIKVNGKPYNGFMPATAINEADVAAVSTYIMNAFDNGGGTITEKDVKAAKGKK from the coding sequence ATGAAAACCATCCACATCCTGACTCTTGCCGCACTCTCCTGCTTTTCCGCCCCAACTTTCGCCGCCGATGCCGCACAGATGGCGCAAGGGCAGAAAATTTACGAAACCAACTGCGCTGCCTGCCACGGTAAAAAAGGCGAAGGCAGAGGCGCAATGTTCCCGCCCCTGTTCCGTTCCGACTACATCATGAAAAAACCGCAAGTACTGTTGAACAGCATGCTCAAAGGCATCAACGGCCCGATCAAGGTTAACGGCAAACCCTACAACGGCTTCATGCCCGCAACAGCCATCAACGAAGCGGACGTAGCAGCAGTTTCGACCTACATCATGAATGCATTTGATAACGGTGGCGGCACCATCACCGAAAAAGATGTGAAAGCAGCAAAAGGCAAAAAATAA
- the hemH gene encoding ferrochelatase, protein MPRFLPEPPLPYTDQTRTAVLLLNLGTPDAPTAQAVKPYLRDFLSDQRVVELPKLLWQPILRGLILTLRPKKSAHAYEKIWFKEGSPLLVYTARQAEALDQLLPDITVRYAMTYGKPGVDDVLAELKSQGIGNLLVVPLYPQYAASSTGAALDKVFLQLLRQRNQLSIRTVSRFYDDAGYIEAMKKQIQAYWAEQGRGEKLMLSFHGIPQKQYDEGDPYPDECRHTAKLLAEALELTEQEYIVSFQSQFGKAKWVKPSTQVLFDELPKQGITKLDVFCPGFMADCLETMEEIALMGREQFHAAGGKEYRYIPCLNDGAEWIGALADLVRRNLRGWV, encoded by the coding sequence ATGCCCCGTTTCCTGCCAGAGCCTCCCCTCCCGTACACCGACCAAACCCGTACCGCCGTCCTACTGCTTAACCTCGGCACACCGGATGCTCCGACCGCGCAAGCCGTCAAACCTTACCTGCGCGACTTTTTATCCGACCAACGCGTGGTAGAACTGCCGAAGCTGTTGTGGCAACCGATTTTGCGTGGCCTGATACTGACGCTGCGCCCGAAAAAAAGTGCGCATGCCTATGAAAAAATCTGGTTTAAAGAAGGCTCGCCCTTATTGGTTTATACCGCACGCCAAGCCGAAGCCTTGGACCAACTACTGCCGGATATAACCGTCCGCTACGCCATGACTTACGGCAAACCGGGCGTTGACGACGTCTTGGCGGAATTGAAATCGCAAGGCATCGGTAATCTTTTGGTAGTCCCGCTTTATCCGCAATATGCGGCATCAAGCACAGGCGCGGCTTTGGATAAAGTATTCTTGCAATTACTGCGCCAGCGCAACCAACTCAGCATACGCACGGTATCCCGTTTCTACGATGATGCAGGCTATATCGAAGCCATGAAAAAGCAGATTCAGGCATATTGGGCGGAACAGGGGCGCGGCGAAAAACTGATGCTGAGTTTTCACGGCATACCGCAGAAACAGTACGACGAAGGCGACCCTTATCCCGACGAATGCCGCCATACCGCCAAACTGCTTGCCGAAGCCTTGGAGCTCACTGAGCAGGAATATATCGTTTCCTTCCAAAGCCAGTTCGGCAAGGCAAAATGGGTTAAACCGAGTACGCAGGTTCTGTTTGACGAACTACCGAAACAAGGCATAACGAAATTGGACGTTTTCTGTCCGGGCTTCATGGCAGACTGCTTGGAAACGATGGAAGAAATCGCTTTGATGGGGCGCGAACAATTTCACGCCGCAGGCGGTAAAGAATACCGCTATATCCCCTGCCTGAACGACGGCGCAGAATGGATAGGCGCGCTGGCAGATTTGGTGCGGCGCAATTTGCGCGGATGGGTTTGA
- the tgt gene encoding tRNA guanosine(34) transglycosylase Tgt yields the protein MLKFTLHKKDGYARRGTLELNHGKIETPVFMPVGTYGSVKAMNPQNLHDIKAQIILGNTYHLWLRPGLEVIEQFGGLHEFIGWDKPILTDSGGFQVFSLSDMRKLTEEGCTFQSPINGDRLFLSPEISMKIQTVLNSDIVMQLDECTPGEATHEQAQKSLQMSLRWAERSKKAFEDLKNPNALFGIVQGAMYEDLRAESLRGLEQFDFPGLAIGGLSVGEPKPEMYRMLRAVGPMLPEHKPHYLMGVGTPEDLVYGVAHGVDMFDCVMPTRNARNGWLFTRFGDLKIKNAKHKLDKRPIDESCTCYACQNFSRAYLHHLHRTGEILGAQLNTIHNLHFYQVIMAEMREAIEQGKFADWQAQFHENRARGVD from the coding sequence ATGCTCAAATTTACCTTACACAAAAAAGACGGTTACGCCCGACGCGGCACGCTGGAACTGAACCACGGCAAAATCGAAACGCCCGTATTTATGCCGGTCGGCACTTACGGCTCGGTTAAAGCGATGAATCCGCAAAACCTGCACGACATCAAGGCACAAATTATTTTGGGCAACACTTACCATTTATGGCTGCGCCCCGGTTTGGAAGTTATCGAACAATTCGGCGGATTGCACGAATTTATCGGCTGGGACAAACCTATCTTGACCGACTCAGGCGGTTTTCAGGTTTTCTCGCTCTCCGATATGCGCAAACTCACCGAAGAAGGCTGCACCTTCCAAAGCCCGATTAACGGCGACAGACTCTTCCTCTCGCCCGAAATCTCCATGAAAATCCAGACTGTACTCAACTCTGACATCGTGATGCAGTTGGACGAATGCACACCGGGCGAAGCAACGCACGAGCAGGCGCAAAAGTCCCTGCAAATGAGCCTACGCTGGGCAGAACGAAGCAAAAAAGCCTTTGAAGACTTGAAGAACCCGAATGCCTTATTCGGCATCGTGCAAGGCGCGATGTATGAAGATTTGCGCGCAGAATCGCTGCGCGGGCTGGAACAATTCGACTTCCCCGGCCTTGCCATCGGAGGGCTGTCCGTCGGCGAACCCAAACCCGAAATGTACCGCATGCTGCGCGCCGTCGGACCGATGCTGCCCGAACACAAACCGCATTACCTGATGGGCGTCGGCACACCCGAAGACCTCGTTTACGGCGTGGCACACGGCGTGGACATGTTCGACTGCGTCATGCCCACCCGCAATGCGCGCAACGGCTGGCTGTTCACCCGTTTCGGCGATTTGAAAATCAAAAACGCTAAACACAAGCTCGACAAACGCCCGATAGACGAAAGCTGCACCTGCTACGCCTGCCAAAACTTCAGCCGCGCCTACCTGCACCACCTGCACCGCACCGGCGAAATCTTGGGCGCGCAACTCAACACCATCCATAACCTACATTTCTACCAAGTCATCATGGCGGAAATGCGCGAAGCCATCGAGCAAGGAAAATTTGCCGACTGGCAGGCGCAATTTCATGAAAACCGCGCCCGCGGAGTGGATTGA